The Bacillota bacterium genome has a window encoding:
- the pyrF gene encoding orotidine-5'-phosphate decarboxylase, translated as MNDSGNRLIIALDFAEADRAIELTEELSPLGVGFKIGLELFISCGPNLVKKLADKYRIFLDLKFHDIPNTVHHAVKSAASLGVWMINVHASGGREMMIAAREALEGFETRPLLIAVTVLTSLNESQLQEIGFQGTPVCNVMQLTHAALDSGLDGIVCSPLEVSAIRKAFGSKVLTVTPGVRPTGYAHYDQSRVDSPENVISAGGNFIVIGRPVTRAADPFKAAEKIISEIAEVAGNGK; from the coding sequence ATGAATGACAGCGGTAACCGGTTGATAATTGCTCTTGATTTTGCTGAAGCCGACCGGGCTATTGAACTAACTGAAGAACTTTCTCCCCTGGGAGTCGGTTTTAAAATTGGCTTGGAATTATTTATTTCCTGTGGACCAAACCTGGTTAAAAAGTTAGCAGATAAATACAGAATATTTCTCGATCTGAAGTTCCATGATATTCCGAACACCGTTCATCATGCGGTCAAGTCTGCAGCATCACTGGGAGTCTGGATGATAAACGTTCATGCATCGGGGGGCAGAGAAATGATGATTGCTGCCCGTGAAGCCCTCGAAGGATTTGAAACCAGGCCGCTGCTGATAGCCGTGACAGTCCTGACCAGCCTGAATGAGTCGCAGTTACAGGAAATCGGTTTTCAGGGTACTCCGGTCTGTAATGTAATGCAGCTGACCCATGCTGCTTTAGACAGCGGTTTGGATGGTATAGTCTGTTCTCCGCTTGAAGTGTCCGCCATCAGGAAAGCCTTTGGCTCTAAGGTTCTTACTGTTACTCCCGGGGTCAGGCCAACAGGTTACGCACACTATGATCAGTCCCGGGTTGATTCACCTGAAAATGTAATCAGTGCAGGCGGTAATTTTATTGTAATCGGGCGTCCGGTTACCCGGGCAGCCGACCCTTTTAAAGCGGCAGAAAAGATTATATCCGAAATTGCGGAGGTTGCCGGAAATGGAAAATAA
- the pyrE gene encoding orotate phosphoribosyltransferase yields MENKDKIIKLLKDTGVILEGHFLLTSGRHSNLFLQCSQLLQYPKETEAICSMMAEPYKRMKIDTVIGPAMGGVILAYESARQLDARAVYAEPSGDKMILRRGFQIGKGEKVLVVEDAVTTGGSVKKVLTLLESVGARVVGIAVMVDRTAGKLNFGLPYQALIEMEVESYQPEECPLCQKGILLEEPKGKPKDRG; encoded by the coding sequence ATGGAAAATAAAGATAAAATTATTAAGCTTCTCAAAGACACTGGAGTTATACTGGAAGGGCACTTTTTACTGACCTCTGGTAGACACAGCAATCTTTTTTTGCAGTGTTCCCAGTTACTTCAATATCCGAAAGAAACAGAAGCAATATGTTCCATGATGGCCGAACCTTATAAAAGAATGAAAATAGACACAGTAATCGGTCCGGCAATGGGTGGGGTCATTCTTGCCTATGAATCTGCCCGTCAACTGGATGCCAGGGCAGTATACGCCGAACCATCAGGTGATAAAATGATCTTGAGACGGGGGTTTCAGATCGGCAAGGGTGAAAAGGTTCTGGTTGTTGAAGATGCGGTTACAACCGGTGGTTCGGTAAAAAAAGTTTTAACTTTGCTTGAATCAGTCGGAGCCCGGGTGGTTGGGATTGCTGTCATGGTTGACCGGACCGCCGGGAAACTGAATTTCGGTTTACCCTATCAGGCTCTTATTGAGATGGAGGTAGAATCATACCAACCGGAAGAATGTCCTCTCTGCCAGAAAGGCATTCTGCTCGAGGAGCCGAAGGGCAAACCGAAGGACAGAGGTTAA
- a CDS encoding dihydroorotate dehydrogenase — translation MIAPDLKVNLGGISLENPLLAASGPLGYGHEFHEIYGLTSFGGIIVKGISVEPWTGNPPPRIAETYEGMLNSVGLQNPGVRSFLKEDLPRLLKYGTRIIVNIIGRTVEDYSSVASDLDGITGIDGLEVNISCPNLKAGGLSFGTDPRLTFQVVDAVRRQTKLPLLVKLTPNVTDINVIARAAEEAGADGLSLINTLGGMLIDTKRKKPVLGNIFGGLSGPAIMPVALKMVWQVAGAVKIPILGMGGISSTDAALQFMMAGARAVALGSCLFKDPLLPRKIIDGILKYMEDNSISSVHDIVGTARKGEFNI, via the coding sequence ATGATTGCTCCCGATCTTAAGGTTAACCTTGGAGGAATTTCACTGGAAAATCCTCTTTTGGCTGCTTCGGGGCCTTTGGGGTACGGCCATGAGTTTCATGAAATATATGGGCTCACATCATTTGGCGGCATTATTGTTAAAGGTATCTCTGTTGAACCCTGGACCGGGAATCCTCCGCCAAGAATTGCCGAAACTTATGAGGGCATGTTAAACTCAGTTGGTCTTCAGAACCCTGGAGTCAGGTCTTTCCTGAAGGAAGATTTACCCAGATTACTTAAATATGGGACACGGATCATTGTCAATATCATCGGCAGAACTGTTGAAGATTACTCATCTGTTGCCTCCGATCTTGACGGCATAACGGGCATAGATGGCCTTGAAGTTAACATTTCCTGTCCGAACCTGAAAGCCGGCGGACTTTCATTTGGAACTGATCCAAGATTAACTTTTCAGGTGGTTGATGCGGTACGCCGACAAACAAAGCTGCCTTTACTGGTTAAATTAACACCCAATGTTACAGATATCAATGTTATCGCCAGGGCGGCTGAAGAAGCCGGAGCAGATGGTCTTTCCCTGATCAATACCCTGGGTGGAATGCTGATCGATACAAAAAGAAAAAAACCGGTTTTAGGGAATATTTTTGGTGGACTTTCCGGTCCGGCAATTATGCCAGTTGCTTTGAAAATGGTCTGGCAGGTTGCCGGAGCGGTTAAAATACCAATCCTGGGGATGGGCGGTATATCTTCAACAGATGCAGCTCTTCAGTTTATGATGGCTGGAGCCCGGGCGGTGGCTTTGGGAAGCTGTTTATTTAAAGATCCACTGCTTCCCCGCAAGATTATTGATGGCATCCTAAAATATATGGAGGATAATAGTATATCATCGGTACATGATATCGTCGGAACTGCCAGGAAAGGGGAGTTTAATATATGA